The Oncorhynchus clarkii lewisi isolate Uvic-CL-2024 chromosome 12, UVic_Ocla_1.0, whole genome shotgun sequence genome segment GTATTAAGAAAATGATTTTGTTACCAGATCTCCCTGTTTTATATCTACATCAAAACAACAATTCGTACTAAAAGCAGCGTTAGTTAAAAAGTATCACTTTCATCAGCTATCTATTACTTTTGACTGCTCGATATTGTCAGGATCAACTAGTATGAAATGTCCCCATAATCCTTTGCGCGTCACAATAGTTGCCAGTCATTCTGCCGACGAGACGAATGTGAGTGTTGAATGGAGTCAATTAAATGTGAATTCTACGTAGTTTATTTTGACATGTCTTATTGATAGTTACGTTTACTTGCACGTTTAATTTCAGACAGTATGAAAGAGACAACAGCCAAGAGACGCGAGAAATCCAAGGACTCCAAAGCTGATAAACAGAAGGATGCGGGCCCCGAGCCGCAGGATGTGGAGATGCCGGAGGAAGACTCTGCTACTGCAGAGAAGAAACCCAAGGAACTTGATACCCTCACACTTGaaggtagctagctagatggTTAGCTGAGCTATAACATACATGCTGAAAAGGATACATTCAAACTTAATGTCAGATACTGAATATTGCAACTGCTTCGTGTTTTTGCTACCTACTGTActtaatgttagttagctagttagcgttAGCAAGCAGTTGTAAGCCAatgtaactagctaacgttagcttattTGCCCGGTTTAATTGGCAATATTTTTGTTCAAATGTAGCTATACTGGAATAATATAGTTAGCTGACCTAGTTAGCCTGCTTACTATATGGTCTGACTAACTGCGTTAACGCAGGTCTGACTTGTATTCACTCGCTGTAGTAGTAACAttaactagctaggtagctaacgttagtagcTAGCTGGGTAtctaacaaaaacaaaaaaccctagtcatagctagccagctagtgaATTAATCCGTTTGCTAACAATGTTTACTTCAATGTGTGTCAGTTGGAAATCACTACTGTCAAAGCAGTACTTTTATATTTTTGAATCTCCAATTGTAGCTACCTAGCTTGCCATGTCAGTAACTACATtgtattttaaattattttcagTTTTGAGATGAGTGAAAGAACTGACATTAGGTGTCAGATTTTTTTGTATCACTCTATAATAAGTCTCTCCTTATGACcttactccccctctccctttgcAGACATCAAGGAGCATGTAAAGCAGATAGAGAAGGCCGTGTCGGGCAAGGAGCCTCGCTTTGTGCTGAGGGCCTTGCGTGCCCTGCCCTCCACCAGCCGCCGCCTCAACCCCAACGTGCTGCACAAGGCTGTGTCTGGCTTCTACACCTCCAATGCCGCCGGCAAGGAGTTCCTACTCAGCTTCCTGGAGGAGGTACGATGAGCACAGATAGTATCAGATAGAAAAGACTCtggtactactattactattgctGAGAAACCTTGGCTATAAACTATTACTCATGGCCTTTTTCGCTCTGTCTCCTTTGGTCACTTTCTGTCCGGTTCCGTCTTTCCTTTTCCCTCCTCTAcccacaccctctcccctccatctattGCATCCGTCCAGCCCATGGACACCGAGGGAGATGTCCAGTTCAGGCCCCGTACAGGAAAGGCAGCTGCCACCCCCCTGATCCCTGAGGCGGAGGCCTACCTGCAGCTGCTCCTGGTGGTTTACCTCACCAACAACAAACGCTACACAGAGGTGGGCTGACTGAgctcacacgctctctctctctcatgcatgCACAGTACATATTTATATTGGATTGAGCTCTGATTTCTCTTTGGTTTTACATTGCTCACCATCATACCATAGTCCTTAGAAATAAGTTATGACTGGGTTAATGCCCGACTGCCTGTCTTGGTCGTTAGCTTCTCACTTTTCTCTCTGTAGGCCCAGAAGGTGTCAGACGAGCTCTTACAGAAGATCGGCCCTCAGAACCGGCGGGCTCTGGACCTGGTGGCTGCTAAGTGTTACTACTACCACTCCCGCGTCTACGAGTTCCTCAACCAACTGGACACCGTGCGTAGGTAAGCCCACCAATACTTTCACtgactgtttttgttttttctgaCTTAAACAGATGGGGAAAAATTGAATTTGTTTCAAAAGGCAAATAGGCCAGTTTGGAACCTGTCAATATGTAATGCCTTTGATCGATTTTTAAACAAATGAAAACCCTTCTTGCACAGTTTCCTGCACACGCGCCTGAGGACAGCCACCTTGCGGCACGACGCCGACGGCCAGGCCACGCTGCTCAACCTGCTGCTGAGGAACTACCTGCAGTACAACCTGTACGACCAGGCTGAGAAGCTGGTGTCCAAGTCAGTCTTCCCCGAGCTGGCCAACAACAACGAGTGGGCCCGCTACCTCTACTATACAGGTGAGGGGGAGGAGCCCTAAGCATACCAATTTCTGTTGAAATAAAGCATCACCTGTGATAAAACTGTAAACATTTTATTATTTGACGACATCAGAAGTTTAGTTAAATCACATTCAATTGAATTATCAGGCCACTATGCCTCTACAGATTTTGAAGTGACTATAAGAAACTTCCTCAGAATATGAATTAATTTGTAGTTATGGCCTTAGTTTGCTGCTTTTCCACTCtgatcattctctccctcccagtGGCGTaaattacttaagtaaaaatactgaagtagttttttttgggtatctgtactttaatttactatttatattttttgacaacttgtacttttacttaattcctaaagaaaataatgtactctatacgccatacattttccctgacacccaaaaatacttgttacatttttaatgcttaacaggacagaaAATTGTCAAAATCACACTTATAGAGGCCATCCCTATTATGtttcagtgttggagtgtgcccctggctagctgtaaacaaaaacattttttcaagttattcatacttttacttttgatacttatgtagattttagcaattacatttaccttTGAGAAgtaattaagtatatttaaaaccaaatacttttactcaagtaggtttttactgggtgacttttacttgagtaattttctattaaggtatctttacttttactaaacTATGACAatcgggtactttttccaccactgctcaaTCGCCCCTCCAGGTCGTATCAAGGCTATCCAGCTGGAATACACAGAGGCCAGGAGGACCCTGACCAACGCCTTGAGGAAGGCCCCCCAACACACAGCTGTGGGCTTCAAACAGACAGTCAGTACACACGGCATGCAGTTTTTCCCTAAGTGCAATTATTACATTTTAGtcttttagcagacactcttatccagagcgacttatagAAGCAATTTGGATTAAgaaccttgctcaagggcatagcCGATAGATTTTTCACCGTCACACGCATTTGAAAtggcgaccttttggttactggtccaactctcttaaccactaggctaccttattttttttaaataatttaaatAATACACTTAAGGTTTTACGGTTGTTGCTCAAACTTTATTTATATAGCACATTTCTTACAGGGAGTgatgcatttatttttttaaatatataatatTTCGTTTTACATTTTTCCTAATTTTCTTTCTCCCTTTCATACACaaacctacacacacaaacaacaacttAGATACACGCAATATAATCTCATCTGCCAAGACCCGCATGCTCACCCACCAACCCCTAAGGCCTGCATTATTGGCTGTAAATTGTATCAATTTGTTTTTCTCAGTCACTAATGCTATTTCAATATTTTAAATAATAATTCAGCAGATTCATATCAAAGGGCTTAACAAATAAAATGGCCTACAAAAAATGTTTCTTCACATCTCTCTATCCCTATCAGGTCCACAAGTTGCTGATTGTGGTGGAGCTGTTGCTTGGGGAGATCCCAGACAGGCTGCAGTTCCGGCAGGCTCCACTGAAGAGATCCCTAGCGCCCTATTTCCTGCTCACCCAGGGTAAGTTGTCAGAAAGCTGGGTCGTGAGAATGCATTTTAAGTGTGAGTAAGATTTCAACCCTGGTCTCTGTTCCCACACAGCTGTCAGGACGGGTAACCTGGCCAAGTTCAACCAGGCCCTGGATCAGTTTGGAGAGAAGTTCCAGGCAGACGGCACCTACACCTTGATCATCCGCCTGCGACACAATGTCATCAAGACAGGTCAGTGACCAGGCCTTTCACTTCGGGCTCTTCTTCCACATTCTCAGATGGCTTCCTCTTCTTTTTAAGTGTTTGGTCATGGCTCTTCTTTTTTAATACCTGAATGACTTGTTGATATTTAAAACCATCTCTCCCTGTAGGTGTGCGTATGATCAGCCTGTCATACTCTCGTATATCCCTGGCAGACATTGCTCAGAAGCTGCAGCTGGACAGTCCAGAGGATGCTGAGTTCATAGTGGCCAAGGTAACATGACACACTGCAGCCATACTCAGTTGGTGGACCTTTATCCGAACCCAGATTGGGGTCAACACGGTCTAGGGGCGtgggtcagaaaaccagtcagtatcggATGTgtccatttgcctcatgcagcgcgacacatgtCCTTCGCAtacagttgatcaggctgttgattttggcttgtggaatgttgtcccactcctcttcaatggctgtgcgaagttgctgggtCTTGATGGGAACTGGATCACGCTCTCATACATGTCAATCCACaacatcccaaacgtgctcaatgggtgacgtgtctgagtatgcaggctatggaagaactgggacattttaagcttccaggaattgtgtacagattcttgcgacactttcaaccttcgtctctcccgagcccgtacgagagttgtagcgatgagacaagatagtagctactacaacaattggatactacgaaattggggagaaaaaggggtaaaaattttaaaaaaattaaaaaaaacattgacatcagcaaaccgctcgcccacacgactcCATACACACGTTCTGCCATCTACTCGGTAcaattgaaaccgggattcatctgtgaagagcacacttctccagcgtgccagtggccatcgaaggtgagcaatTATCCACCAAAGTCTGTTAggacgctgaactgcagtcaggtcaagatcctggtgaggatgacgagaaCGCAATTGAGCTTCCCTGCAACTGTTTCTGCGGAAATAATTTTGCTGTGCATacccacagttttatcagctgcccggttggctggtctcagacaatcccgtaGGTGTAAAAGCAgtgtgtggaggtcctgggctggcgtggttacatgtggtctgcggttgtgaggcccgTTGGACTgacattctctaaaatgacaggggcggcttatggtagagaaatgaacattacagcTCTGCTGGAAATTCCTGTAGTCGGCATGCCAATTGCGCTCTCCCTTAACTTGAGACATGGCTTTGTGcgcttgtgtaatgatcatgctgtttaataatcagcttcttgatatgccaaacctgCCAGGTGACtggacaaaggagaaatgctcaataacagggatgtaaatacatttgcatCACATTTGTGAGagaaaagctttttgtgcgtataaAAAATGTctggggtcttttatttcagttaatgaaacatgggatcaacacttttttttttttttgcgttttatatttttgttcagtgtatatattgtACCTTAAGATCATGGTGTATCCCCACCTCCTGCTCTACATCAACTCATGCAAGTATTTCCTAAAGATCATTAATAGAAAAGCACACCGCTTCTGTGTGGTAAATATGGCATGCAGTCCTCAACTGTCCTAAGCCACAGGTGGCAATGGAAAACTACCTCAGTCTCTTACTGATTTTTCTCTCCTGACATCCCTCTTTTCCAGGCTATCCGAGATGGAGTGATCGAAGCCAGCATCAACCATGAGAAAGGCTATGTTCAGTCTAAAGAGACCATGGATATCTACGGTACCAGGGAGCCCCAGCTGGCCTTCCACCAGAGGATCTCCTTCTGCCTGGACATACACAATATGTCTGTCAAGGCCATGAGGTTTCCACCCAAGGCTTACAACAAGGACCTAGAATCAGCAGAGGTGTGTACCAACCTTGTACTACTCCTTGTATTAGCCCCTGAAATTGACCCTCGTGAGAGTTCTGTATAATAGCACgcacagaacagatctaccgcttaaacttgctttcaatgagagtgacagatctataacatacatttctgtgtgaatttggtcaggtctcCCAAAAAATAACCTATTGCAGCTTTAATGTGTTGACATGTTCTTCTGTGTGTTTACATTTCAGGAGCGCAGAGAGCGGGAGCAGCAGGACCTGGAGTTCGCCAAGGAGATGGCCGAAGATGACGACGACAGTTTCCCATGATCCTCTCAGGGGAGCTAGTGCAAGGATGCCTTGACGttttttccctttctctccccctccatcctccctcttgTAATAGTTGTCTTTGTTTATTTCTCTGCAGGCAAAAGGCCATTATAAAGTTATATATCTATGTTAGCATTCTAACATATAATAAGAACACCTCTATTCAACCCTACCACTGGTCCTCGTTGTCCCTGCTTTTAGACTTTGCGTTTCACTGTTAACT includes the following:
- the LOC139421084 gene encoding 26S proteasome non-ATPase regulatory subunit 3-like; this translates as MKETTAKRREKSKDSKADKQKDAGPEPQDVEMPEEDSATAEKKPKELDTLTLEDIKEHVKQIEKAVSGKEPRFVLRALRALPSTSRRLNPNVLHKAVSGFYTSNAAGKEFLLSFLEEPMDTEGDVQFRPRTGKAAATPLIPEAEAYLQLLLVVYLTNNKRYTEAQKVSDELLQKIGPQNRRALDLVAAKCYYYHSRVYEFLNQLDTVRSFLHTRLRTATLRHDADGQATLLNLLLRNYLQYNLYDQAEKLVSKSVFPELANNNEWARYLYYTGRIKAIQLEYTEARRTLTNALRKAPQHTAVGFKQTVHKLLIVVELLLGEIPDRLQFRQAPLKRSLAPYFLLTQAVRTGNLAKFNQALDQFGEKFQADGTYTLIIRLRHNVIKTGVRMISLSYSRISLADIAQKLQLDSPEDAEFIVAKAIRDGVIEASINHEKGYVQSKETMDIYGTREPQLAFHQRISFCLDIHNMSVKAMRFPPKAYNKDLESAEERREREQQDLEFAKEMAEDDDDSFP